The following proteins are encoded in a genomic region of Gemmatimonadaceae bacterium:
- a CDS encoding S9 family peptidase, translating to MRPPLPSGSILGHGTPLHTRYAAALVVALASFVSAIPAQQVAPNRIHVNQYLDWQDVQSPRLSPDGSQIVYGRRRVDKMNDRWRTSLWIMNADGTHDRFLADGSGPEWSPDGKRIAYVAQNEPGGAQIFVRWVDLEGPGSQISNLTESPSNLAWAPDGATLAFNMNVPERPDPEWRIPMPAPPKGAKWVEPPKIVTRLNFRSDRVGYTDTYYRQIFVIPADGGEARQLTTGDWNASPPAFSGDGQWVAFSSLRVPDAEHVFRRSEIYAANVASGEVRMLTHASGTSGGPVYSPDGRLVAYMHADSVDHSAWSEGNVWVMNADGSNPRSLTANLDRPVSGILWAPNGAGVYFNVQSEGSQNLYFASTAGQVRPVTIGTQVLAVTDLARNGLAVGTRTTPTMPNDVVTFTIPASGTVSTFAQRTNVDASILAGKTLASTEEIWYTSKDGLKIQGWIVKPADFDPHHKYPLILQIHGGPQAMYNVAFNFARQDEAARDYVVLYTNPRGSTGYGAKFTNLIDNDYPDKDFDDLMAGVDTVIGRGYVDTNNLFVYGCSGGGVLTAWTVGHTDRFAAAVVQCPVIDWISFVGVTDGAGWYGNFAKPFWEDPSEYLRRSPITYVGHVKTPTMLMTGVLDLRTPIPQTEEFYRALKLRGVPTAMLRMNNEYHGTSSTPSNFLRTQLYIEHWFERYGHMGKSQAATETTPQH from the coding sequence ATGCGCCCGCCTCTGCCCTCCGGCTCGATCCTCGGCCACGGCACCCCACTGCACACCCGCTACGCCGCCGCGCTCGTGGTCGCGCTGGCGTCGTTCGTGTCCGCCATTCCGGCACAGCAGGTGGCGCCAAATCGCATCCACGTGAACCAGTACCTCGACTGGCAGGACGTGCAGTCGCCGCGGCTATCGCCCGACGGCTCGCAGATCGTCTACGGGCGTCGCCGCGTGGACAAGATGAACGACCGCTGGCGCACGTCACTCTGGATCATGAACGCCGACGGCACGCACGACCGCTTCCTGGCCGACGGGTCCGGCCCTGAGTGGTCGCCCGACGGAAAGCGCATCGCGTACGTGGCGCAGAATGAGCCTGGCGGCGCGCAGATCTTCGTGCGTTGGGTGGACCTCGAGGGACCGGGATCGCAGATCTCCAACCTCACCGAGTCGCCGTCCAACCTGGCGTGGGCGCCCGACGGCGCGACTCTGGCGTTCAACATGAACGTGCCCGAGCGGCCCGACCCGGAATGGCGCATTCCCATGCCGGCGCCGCCCAAGGGCGCCAAGTGGGTGGAGCCGCCAAAGATCGTGACGCGGCTCAACTTCCGCTCCGACCGCGTGGGCTACACCGACACCTACTACCGGCAGATCTTCGTGATTCCGGCCGACGGCGGCGAAGCGCGGCAACTCACCACGGGCGACTGGAACGCGTCGCCTCCCGCCTTCTCGGGCGACGGCCAGTGGGTGGCGTTCTCGTCGCTCCGCGTGCCAGACGCGGAGCACGTCTTCCGGCGTTCGGAGATCTACGCCGCGAACGTGGCCTCGGGCGAGGTCCGGATGCTGACCCACGCCTCGGGAACGAGCGGTGGACCGGTCTACTCGCCCGACGGCCGTCTGGTGGCGTACATGCACGCCGACTCGGTGGACCACTCGGCATGGTCGGAGGGCAACGTCTGGGTGATGAACGCCGACGGGTCGAACCCGCGCAGCCTCACGGCGAACCTCGACCGCCCGGTCTCGGGCATCCTGTGGGCGCCGAACGGGGCGGGCGTGTACTTCAACGTGCAGAGCGAGGGCTCGCAGAACCTGTACTTCGCATCGACCGCGGGCCAGGTGCGGCCGGTGACGATCGGCACGCAGGTGCTGGCGGTCACCGACCTCGCGCGCAATGGATTGGCCGTGGGGACACGCACCACGCCGACCATGCCCAACGACGTGGTCACGTTCACCATCCCAGCATCGGGCACCGTGTCGACGTTCGCGCAGCGTACCAACGTCGACGCGTCGATCCTCGCCGGCAAGACGCTCGCGTCGACCGAGGAGATCTGGTACACATCGAAAGACGGGCTCAAGATCCAGGGATGGATCGTGAAACCGGCGGACTTCGACCCCCACCATAAGTATCCGTTGATCCTGCAGATCCACGGCGGGCCGCAGGCCATGTACAACGTCGCGTTCAACTTCGCACGGCAGGACGAGGCGGCACGTGACTATGTGGTGCTGTACACGAACCCCCGCGGCAGCACCGGCTACGGGGCGAAGTTCACGAACCTCATCGACAACGATTATCCGGACAAGGACTTCGACGACCTGATGGCGGGCGTCGATACGGTGATCGGGCGCGGCTACGTCGATACCAACAACCTGTTCGTGTACGGGTGCTCGGGCGGCGGCGTGCTCACGGCTTGGACGGTGGGGCACACCGACCGGTTCGCGGCCGCGGTGGTGCAGTGCCCCGTGATCGACTGGATCAGTTTCGTGGGCGTGACCGACGGCGCGGGCTGGTACGGGAATTTCGCCAAGCCCTTCTGGGAAGATCCGAGCGAGTATCTCCGGCGCTCGCCCATCACCTACGTGGGGCACGTCAAGACGCCGACCATGCTCATGACCGGCGTGCTCGACCTGCGCACGCCAATCCCGCAGACGGAGGAGTTCTACCGCGCGCTGAAGCTGCGCGGCGTGCCCACCGCCATGCTGCGCATGAACAACGAGTACCACGGCACGTCGAGCACGCCGTCGAACTTTCTGCGCACGCAGCTCTATATCGAGCACTGGTTCGAGCGCTACGGGCACATGGGCAAGTCGCAGGCGGCCACGGAGACGACGCCCCAGCACTGA